A genomic window from Geovibrio ferrireducens includes:
- the hybB gene encoding Ni/Fe-hydrogenase cytochrome b subunit, protein MALHREKILTPSFWVLLTFTVIGFYCIGLRYVMGIGAVSNLSDGFPWGIWIAYDVATGTALACGGYALAIVIYIMNGWKYHPLIRSAIVTSLFGYALAGFSVMVDLGRYWNAYSFFMPSRWQVNSVMFEVAVCVMAYNVVLAIELLPAILERFVHSTNPRFPKLKEYARKIYPKLDKVLIFFIVLGITLPTMHQSSLGSMMIIAGSKLNPIWQTGFLPVLFLINAMYIGYSVIIFESTLSSVAFGRPFEKEVRIIAKVVPYLTAAWLIIRFADLYYRGHLSTAFSGDYYSKMFLAETLLIAGGAYMLTWKHFRMSPRWVFVSAVMLCVGGSWYRFSVYIIGFNPDKGWSYFPSLPEFFITLGLVAFEILGYMVLVKMFPIMPNLEGHKKSA, encoded by the coding sequence CCCCGTCTTTCTGGGTGCTTCTTACCTTCACGGTAATCGGCTTCTACTGCATCGGTCTCCGTTATGTAATGGGTATCGGCGCGGTGAGTAACCTTTCGGACGGTTTCCCCTGGGGTATCTGGATTGCATATGACGTTGCAACAGGTACGGCTCTTGCCTGCGGCGGTTATGCCCTTGCTATCGTGATTTACATCATGAACGGCTGGAAATACCACCCCCTTATCCGTTCCGCGATCGTTACATCACTCTTCGGTTACGCTCTTGCGGGCTTCTCCGTTATGGTGGACCTTGGAAGGTACTGGAACGCTTACAGCTTCTTCATGCCTTCACGCTGGCAGGTAAACTCGGTAATGTTTGAGGTCGCTGTCTGCGTTATGGCATATAACGTGGTTCTTGCCATTGAGCTTCTTCCTGCGATTCTGGAAAGGTTTGTGCACTCCACAAATCCCCGTTTCCCGAAACTCAAGGAATATGCCAGAAAAATTTACCCGAAACTTGATAAAGTGCTTATCTTCTTCATCGTTCTGGGTATCACGCTGCCTACAATGCACCAGTCCTCACTGGGCTCTATGATGATTATCGCCGGTTCCAAGCTGAACCCCATATGGCAGACAGGTTTCCTTCCTGTTCTTTTCCTCATAAACGCAATGTACATAGGCTACTCAGTGATCATTTTCGAATCCACCCTGTCTTCAGTGGCGTTCGGCAGACCCTTTGAGAAGGAAGTAAGGATAATCGCGAAAGTTGTTCCCTACCTCACTGCTGCATGGCTGATAATCCGCTTTGCTGACCTTTACTACAGAGGACACCTTTCAACGGCTTTCTCAGGGGACTACTACTCGAAGATGTTCCTCGCTGAAACCCTGCTTATCGCGGGCGGTGCGTACATGCTCACATGGAAGCATTTCAGAATGTCGCCCAGATGGGTATTTGTTTCCGCTGTCATGCTCTGCGTCGGCGGTTCATGGTACAGGTTCAGTGTTTATATTATCGGCTTCAACCCAGATAAGGGATGGTCATACTTCCCCTCACTGCCTGAGTTTTTCATAACCCTCGGTCTCGTGGCTTTTGAAATCCTCGGCTACATGGTGCTGGTGAAGATGTTCCCCATCATGCCCAACCTTGAAGGGCACAAGAAGAGCGCATAA